Sequence from the Bacteroidales bacterium genome:
TGAAAAATTAGAAGTATCTGCTACAACTTGAATTGAATGAATTATGCTGCCGTCGTTTACTGCAATAAAAACTACATTTTTACTATCTCTACGTGTGCGAACCCAGCCTTTAATAGTTACTGAGGTTCCAATCATTTCTTCTTTGTGATCTTTTAATAGACTTACAATCTTAATTCGTTTCATTGAAAATATATTTTACTGCAAATTTCGTAAATTTTTAATAGCTCGCAAATAATTTTGTTTTTTACTTACGAAAATGTGATATATGCACAATTTATTTTATATCATTCTCAAATCAAACGCCTGATTACAGCACTTGCTATAAAAATACCAAAAGCATTCGGCATATACGAAATTGTGCCAATAGTAGATTTTATGTTCTCTTCTGATTCGTTGGCAATAATTGTATCTTTATTTTGTGGCTCTGGTGAAAAAACAACATCAAATCCGCTACGTATACCGAGTTTATGAAGTCGCTTACGCACATAAAAACCGAGTTTGCAATTATAAGATTTTGATATATCGCATATTTCGATTAATTCCGGCGCTAATTTGCTTCCACTGCCCAAACTTGAAATAATAGGATAGCCTTTTTTCATAGCATGGTAAATAAGAAAAACCTTGGGAGCTAGAGTGTCAATGGCATCTACGATATAATCAAATTTATTATTCAAGAGTTCGGGAATTGCTTCATCTCTTAAAAACTCATTTATAGCTTGTATTTCTAATTCTGGATTGATTTCCAAAAGGCGTTTTTTCCATTCAAAAACCTTTGGTTTGCCTTCGTTTCCTGACAAAGCAATAATTTGCCTATTAATATTTGATTCGTGTATTACATCAGCATCTACAATAGTTATTTTTCCAACACCAGCACGCACAATCATTTCAGCAGCCATACCGCCTACTCCACCCAAGCCCACAACAAGCACATGAGAGTTGGCTAATTTTTCAAGCGATTCTTTTCCTATCAATAGTTCTGTTCTATCTTTCCAGCTCATTTCCAAAAATATTTTTTACATTTTTTGCAATTTCATTTTTTAGTAAATCAAGATTAGAAGACCTAATTGCAGCCACTTTTTCATATATTTCACTAACAGGAATTTGCAAGTCGTCTGTTTCGCACAGCAAGCGATTTATAGGAATATCAACACATGTACTTTTCTTTTCAACGCCTCTATGCCCAATGGAAAAATAAATATTAAATCTTTCAAATTGCTTTATCAAACTTGCATTTCCTGTAAATCCATGCCAAATATAGGTTAAATCATCGTATTCTTTCAAAATATGAAACAACTGATTTGAACTTTTTACAATATGCAAAACAACAGGCTTTTTAAGAATACGTGCAAAATCAAGGTGTTCCCTAAAAATATCTTCTTGCATTTCCAACGTAGCATCTGAAAACAACGCATCTAAGCCACATTCGCCAATTGCCGCACAGTTTTTGTTTTGAAAATATTTCTCGAAATCGCTAATAGACAAATTCTTAGTTTCCCATGGGTGTATGCCAATTGAAAAGCAACAATCTGGCATACTTTCACCAAGAGAAATGTTTTTTATGCAAATTTCAGAGTTTTTGTATTCAAGTTCTTTATGTGTATGTATGTCATAGAAGCACATGCAACAAAAAAACGATACTAAAACAATTAGTTATTTTTATAAAAGTTTACTAAACCCTTATTAGCAAAAATATTCATTAGCTTTTCAGGCAGCGGAGTAAATGTAAACGTATTTTCACCAACAATAAGCTTTCCATTAGCAAAATCTAGCTCTACCTTATCGCCACTTTTGTATTTATCAACAGCTTCAGGAAGCACAATAATAGGCAATCCTTGATTAATTGAAGATCTATAAAAAATTCTGTTTACAGATTTGCAAATTACCGCTTTAACTCCAGCATAAGCCAAGCCAACAGCAGGATGTTCGCGCGAACTTCCGCAGCCAAAATTATTTCCAGCCATGATAATTTGATTTTCACCTACTTTTTCAGCAAAAGCCTCATCAAATCCTTTGAAAAGGTATGGCATAATTTTTTCAGCTTCACTACTTTTTATATTGTAAGTTAGGTTGCCAGCAAACATTTGGTCAGTATTGAGATTGTCAACATCAGTGTAACTCCAAACGTTGTCAAAAAGCCTGTTTTCTCCGTTAGGAATTGAAACTGTCTTGCTTTGTTCAGCACTATGTGGGAATTTATCATTACTAACAATTCCGCGAGGGTCGGAAATTTTTCCATTTACAGCCGATGAAGCAACTGTTGCTGGGGAAGCAAGATATATATTTGCATTTTTATTTCCCATACGCCCTGAAAAATTGCGGTTTGCAGTAGAAATCACATTGTAGCCATCAGCAGGAATCCCTTGTCCAGTGCCTAAGCAAGGACCGCAAGAAGGAGCTAAAATATTTCCGCCAGCATTTATAAAAATTTCAATCAAACCTTCTTTCAAAGCTTGAAGGTAAATTTCTTGCGATGCAGGAATCACTAATAATTGGAAGCCTTTTGGAATTCTTTTTCCATTTAATATAGCAGCAGCCTCGCGTAAGTCTTCTATACGACCATTTGTGCAAGTTCCAATCACGGCTTGTTGCAACTCAGTATTCAAAACTTCGCTTACAGCCTTAACATTATCAACATTATGCGGAGCAGAAACAACAGGGAAAATAGTATCAAGGTCAATGTTTATTTCTCTAATATATTTTGCATCGGGATCGCTCCAAATTCCTTCAAATTTTTGGTTAAAATGTTTTTCCAATACTTCGTCAGCAGGGAAAACAGCATTTTTAGCACCCATTTCAGAAGCAAGATTAGCTAAAACCATTCTATCTGAAATGGTAAGCGTTTTAACTCCTTCGCCATGATATTCAATAGACATATAATCAGCTCCAGCACTACCTATTAAGCCAATAATCCAAAGAGCTAAATCTTTTGCATAAACGCCTTTTCTTAATTTTCCGCTCAAATTTATCTTAACAGAATCTGGCACTCTAAACCAAGTTTCGCCAGCTTTCCACAAGCCTGCTGTTTCTGTACGGTCTATTCCTGCGGCAAAAGCATTAAAAGCTCCAGCAGTGCAAGAATGGCTATCGCTACCAACAATTATCATCTTAGGACGAGCATGTAGAGCCATTAGCTGATGACAAATACCCTTGCCTACATCATAAAATTTGCTTATACCATTTTCATTTACAAAATCTCTTATCGCTTGATAATCATTTGCTAATCCAGCAGTTGTTGGAGGAGCATTATGGTCTAAAACTATAAGTAATTGCTCTGGGTAAGCTATTTTGCTGCCATTCATTTTTTTAAATGTTCCTGCAATACTTGCAGTGTTATCATGCGAAAGCACTATATCAGGCTTTGCAAACACAATAGAACCAGCCGATGCGTTGAAAATCTTTTCAACAAATGTTTTTCCAGACATATCTATTTTTAAAATTAGTTTGTATTATTTTTTAGCAAATATCCAACTTTTTTCAATAAAAACAAATAGCTTTTTATTGAGTAAAAAGAATTTTAAATGTGAAAAATCTAATAAGAAGATAAAAAATAATTTAGCAGCATTAATGCTTATTTGCCATCAATAACACTAATTACTTTTTTCATTATCTCGTCTTGCTCACGCATAGCCTGCTTTTCTAATTCTGCTGCGGATTTCATAATATCTTCAACCCATTTTTTATCTTCAATATCAGCAGCATTGATTTTAACATTTAAAAAAGCTCCTCTAACAGCGGCAGTAGCAGCTAAAGCCCCAACACCAGCATCTGACACTGAGCTTGGATTTCCAATATCAGCCATAGCAGCGCATAATGGTAAAACTTCCATAGCTTTTTGCATGGTGTGGAATGGAACTTCCGCAGCATATTTTGTTGCTAATTGTAGTTCGGCTTTACGTATTCTTTTTTCTTCATCAGTACCTTTTGGTAAAGCCAAAGCATCCATAATTTTATTAAATGAATTTGTGTCTTCATCAACTAAAACTAGCAATTCATCTTTTATCTTCTGACCTTTTTCAGCCCAAACACTAAATTCCTCCCATCTATCGTCCCAGCCTTGCTTATGCGAACTTAAATTTGCAACCATAGTTCCTAATGCCGCTCCCAAAGCTGCCATATATGCAGAAATAGAGCCGCCGCCAGGAGCCGGAGATTCGCTCGCTGTTTCATTAGCAAAATCAGTACATGTCATATCTACCAATTTTTTTATCTTCAACTCGGAAGCAAGCAAATATTCAATAATTTTTTCATTAGGATTAAATGGTTTTAAATCATCTAAGCCCATGCTCTTTACAGCTATCTTTATTAATTCGCTTTCCGAAACACCTAGAGAGCGTTTTTGCTTTGTTAAATAATGCTTTCCAGCATCAATTAATACTTTTTTAGGCACTAGTCCTACAATTTCAGCACCACTAACTCTTACACCTCTCAACCTTGCTTTTTCACTAATCTCATCAAAAGCAATATGCACAGGGCAAACTTCAATATCTGTAATATTCATAGAAACCTGAGCAATGCCGTATTCTTCAATAAACCAACCTATTGCTTTGGTGCCTTTTAGCGTTCCAGGAATATTTATTGGCTCGCCATTTTCATCTCTTATAATCTTTCCTGTTAATTTATTTCCTTCTCGCTTAGGACGACCTTTTTCGCGAACATCAAAAGCAATAGCATTTGCTCTTCTTGTAGAAGTTGTGTTTAAATTATAATTTATAGCTATCAAAAAATTTCTTGCACTTACGGCTGTAGCACCTACTTTTGGAACAAATTTATCAGGACCAAAATCTGGCTTCCAATTTGGATTAGCCAATTTTTCTATCAGTCCTTCATATTCGCCTTGCCTTACATTTGCCAAATTGCGTCTTTCTTCTTTAAAAGCTGCGTTTTCGTAGCAATATATGGGATATTGCAATTCTTCGCCCATTCTTTTCGCTAATTTTCTGGCGTATTCAGCTGTTTCTTCCATAGTAATATTGGAAATAGGCACAAGCGGACAAACATCCATAGCACCAAATCTAGGATGCTCGCCTTTATGTTTGCTCATATCTATTACTTCCGTTGCTTTTTTAGCTGCTTGGAAAGCTGCTTCAACAACAGCTTCAGGCTCTCCCACAAAAGTTACAACAGTTCTATTTGTTGCAAAGCCAGGGTCAACATCTAACAGTCTAACTCCTTCAACAGATTCTATCACATCAGTGATTTGCTTAATAACACTAAGATCTCGTCCTTCACTAAAATTCGGAACACATTCAATTAATTTTCTCATATTTTTATTTTTTTTAATATTCAGAAGCATTAAATACAGAGCCAGCTATGATTACCTTACTAATTTTATTAAATCCATAGTAATAAGGCATGAAAGCTAGCGACGGTATTGGTTGCGTGATGATAATATTTGCTTTTTTACCAACACATATAGAGCCAACTTGACTTTGAAGCTCCATAGCAAAGGCTCCATTTAGCGTTAGTGCATGCAAAGCCTCTTCTGGCAACAATCTTCCATAAATGCACGCTAGCGACATCACAAACTGCATATTTCCGCTTGGGCTTGACCCCGGATTAAAGTCAGAAGCCAAAACAAGAGGCAGTCCGGCATCAACCATTTGACGCATAGGAGCAAAAGGTATTTTTAAAAAGAAAGAAGCTCCGGGCAATGCAGTAGGCATGGTGTTGCTTTTCAGCAACGCATCTATTTCAGGTTTTTCAATTCTTTCAAGGTGGTCAACAGAAACAGCATTATATTTTATGCCTAATTGAACTCCTCCTGAATTCGCCATTTCATTAGCATGCATCTTAGGCTTTAAGCCAAATTCAGAAGCGGCTTCCAATAAAGAGGCAGTTTCTTCTAAGGTAAAAAAACTTTCATCACAAAAAACATCAACATAATCTGCAAGATTATTCTTTGCTATTTCTGGCAACATTACATTATTTATTTCATCAATATAAAGTTGTCTATCATTTTTATATTTCAAAGGAAACGCATGAGCTCCTAAAAATGTACTTTTTATAGGTATTGGGAAATGTTCTTTTATTCTTTTTATAACACGCAACATTTTTAATTCGCTTTCAGGCGTTAGTCCATAACCACTTTTTATTTCTAAGGCTGTGGTTCCGTGCGTAATAACTTCTATAACACGTTTTTTTGCACTTTCAAACAATTCATCTTCTGAAGTTTTTTGCAAACGCTCAGCACTGTTTAAAATTCCACCTCCTCGTTTAGCAATATCTTCATAAGAAAGACCTTTTATTTTATCAACAAACTCAGCCTCTCTAGAGCCAGCAAAAACAATATGCGTATGCGAATCGCAAAATCCCGGCAAAGCAAATCCTCCATTCGCATCAATCTTTTCTGAAAAAGTGTTATTCCCCATTACATGATTTATATCATTCATACTGCCAAATGAATGTATTTTATCATTTTCAATAATTATATAAGCATTTTGTAAACAATTCATATTCTGCATAGCGCTCCCACTCACAGGTTTAACTGATGCTTCTTTTTCAATAACAGCTATATTCGAAATATTGTATATTATTTTTTTCATAACAAATTATATTTTATGCGAAAATAATAAAAATAACTCCTTGTATGCAACTATTTTTTTTTATTTTTGCCTTGAATTTAGAAACTAACATAATTAATAAGTAAATGAAAAAAGTATTTGTTCTTTCTCTCTTTGTTGTTTTTGCTGTATATGCAAAAATCGGTTTTTCACAGTCAATTTCTAAAAAAATGGCAACTCAAGCTGCTTCAAAAATGTTAAGTACAAAAGCACCAAGTAAAACATTTTCATTAGAAAATTTCTCAGCAATACCTGTAAAAGGTACATCAATAGACAATCCTGAAGTTTATATACTAAACTACAATCAAGGTGGTTTTGTTATTATTTCTGGCGACAAATCAGCTACACCTGTAATTGGATATAGCACAGAAGGCAAAATTCCTACAGAAAAATGGAACCCTAATTTTGCAGAATGGATTCAAAACTCAATAAACCAAATAAAATTTTATCGCAGTTCAAAATCTATTTCAACACAAGAAATAGAAAATCAATGGAGTTTTTTATTAGGTGAATCAAACATTAATCCGTACCCATCTCAAAAAGGAGTAGCACCTTTGTTGCGTTCAGCATGGGGACAAGGTGGTCATTACAACGCTATGTGCCCAACAATTGATGGCGTTAGAACTTATGTTGGTTGTGTAGCTACGTCAATGGCTCAAATAATGTATTATTACAGATATCCTAAAGCTGGTTATGGTGCCCATTCTTATGTTTCTAATTGTTGTGGCACATTAACAGTAAACTATAATGCTGCAAAATACAACTACGAAGAAATGATTTCAAACGTATATTGCCCTATGCCTGAAGTTGCTAAATTATCATATCATTGTGGTGTTGCGGTAAACATGAATTATGGAACAGAATCCTCTGGGTCATTTTCATCACTAGTGCCAGAAGCTCTTAAAACTCATTTCCGATTTGCTAGTGCAAATTTTATGAAAAAAGCAGATTATAGCAATTCTGGATGGGAAACTTTATTAAAAAATAATTTAAATGCAAAACGCCCTGTATATTATTCCGGAAGCGGTGAAGAAAACGGCGGGCATGCTTTTTTACTAGATGGTTTTGATGATTCTAATTATTTCCACTTCGACTGGGGCTGGAATGGTCAAGGAAACGGATATTTTGCCTTAACAGCTCTTAATCCTGAAGGATACAGCTTCACTGATGGACAACAATGCGTTGAAAGCATTTATCCACCTACGTCAATGTATCCTTATGGCTGTCCAACTGATACCATGAAGCTTACAAGATGGGTAGGTTCTGTTGAAGATGGTAGCGGATATATGAATAATTATGCTCCTAATCGCAATGGTATTTGGCTTATTCAGCCTAAATATCCGGGCGAAAAATTCAACATCAGTTTTAAAGAATTCGATTTAGGATTAAACGATACATTATATTTTTATGTAGTTACAGATTCGTCATTAATTCTAAAAAATTCTTTTGGTGGCGATTCCTTACCAGAAAATTTTGAAATTGAAGGAAAAAAACTTCTTGTTAAATTTATTAGTGATGGTATTTATGAAGGAAATGGTTTTTTATTTGAATATAATATGGGACCCTATCCAGCATCATGCTCAGGAATAACAACCCTAACAAACGAAAGAGACACCATTGATGATGGAAGTGGCGATGCCCCTTACGGAAATTCTAGCGTTTGTAAATGGAATATACAACCACCTGGTGCAACTGGTATAGGAATAGAATTTTTAAAATTTGATTTAGCTGACGCTGATGACTATGTAAAAATTACTGACGCTGTTAATTCTACTGTTTTAGGTGAATTTAGAAATGGCGATAATCCTACAACAATTTATGCAAATACAAGCAAAATTACAGTTACATTTAAAACTGACTCTTACGATGTTGCTGATGGATTTGAATTTGTTTACTGGGTTTCAAATAGCATTGAAGAAATTGAAAAAAATTCAAAATTTGATGTATATCCAAACCCTGCGAAAAATTTCATAAATATTATTCCAAATAAAGATATAAATAATGGCACGATTGTAATATACGATTTTAGTGGTAAATGTGTTTATAAAACATCTTTTACGAACGAAAAAATCATTATCCCTATTGATAATCTTACTTCTGGCATTTATCAAATTGGATTAATATCTGAAAAAGAAAATTCTTGGCAAAAAATTGTAATTGAATAATGAAAAATATATAATTAAAAAAAGCTGCAACTATAATTTAGTTACAGCTTTTTTTAATAAAAACATAAGAAATGCAACATTGTTTTTAATTTTGTTGTCTTAAAATTGAAATTTATAAACAAAAAACTACAATCATTATGAAAAAAACAGCACTATTCATATTTATATTTGTTTCATCATTT
This genomic interval carries:
- a CDS encoding tRNA threonylcarbamoyladenosine dehydratase — encoded protein: MEMSWKDRTELLIGKESLEKLANSHVLVVGLGGVGGMAAEMIVRAGVGKITIVDADVIHESNINRQIIALSGNEGKPKVFEWKKRLLEINPELEIQAINEFLRDEAIPELLNNKFDYIVDAIDTLAPKVFLIYHAMKKGYPIISSLGSGSKLAPELIEICDISKSYNCKLGFYVRKRLHKLGIRSGFDVVFSPEPQNKDTIIANESEENIKSTIGTISYMPNAFGIFIASAVIRRLI
- a CDS encoding 3-isopropylmalate dehydratase large subunit — translated: MSGKTFVEKIFNASAGSIVFAKPDIVLSHDNTASIAGTFKKMNGSKIAYPEQLLIVLDHNAPPTTAGLANDYQAIRDFVNENGISKFYDVGKGICHQLMALHARPKMIIVGSDSHSCTAGAFNAFAAGIDRTETAGLWKAGETWFRVPDSVKINLSGKLRKGVYAKDLALWIIGLIGSAGADYMSIEYHGEGVKTLTISDRMVLANLASEMGAKNAVFPADEVLEKHFNQKFEGIWSDPDAKYIREINIDLDTIFPVVSAPHNVDNVKAVSEVLNTELQQAVIGTCTNGRIEDLREAAAILNGKRIPKGFQLLVIPASQEIYLQALKEGLIEIFINAGGNILAPSCGPCLGTGQGIPADGYNVISTANRNFSGRMGNKNANIYLASPATVASSAVNGKISDPRGIVSNDKFPHSAEQSKTVSIPNGENRLFDNVWSYTDVDNLNTDQMFAGNLTYNIKSSEAEKIMPYLFKGFDEAFAEKVGENQIIMAGNNFGCGSSREHPAVGLAYAGVKAVICKSVNRIFYRSSINQGLPIIVLPEAVDKYKSGDKVELDFANGKLIVGENTFTFTPLPEKLMNIFANKGLVNFYKNN
- the ftcD gene encoding glutamate formimidoyltransferase, coding for MRKLIECVPNFSEGRDLSVIKQITDVIESVEGVRLLDVDPGFATNRTVVTFVGEPEAVVEAAFQAAKKATEVIDMSKHKGEHPRFGAMDVCPLVPISNITMEETAEYARKLAKRMGEELQYPIYCYENAAFKEERRNLANVRQGEYEGLIEKLANPNWKPDFGPDKFVPKVGATAVSARNFLIAINYNLNTTSTRRANAIAFDVREKGRPKREGNKLTGKIIRDENGEPINIPGTLKGTKAIGWFIEEYGIAQVSMNITDIEVCPVHIAFDEISEKARLRGVRVSGAEIVGLVPKKVLIDAGKHYLTKQKRSLGVSESELIKIAVKSMGLDDLKPFNPNEKIIEYLLASELKIKKLVDMTCTDFANETASESPAPGGGSISAYMAALGAALGTMVANLSSHKQGWDDRWEEFSVWAEKGQKIKDELLVLVDEDTNSFNKIMDALALPKGTDEEKRIRKAELQLATKYAAEVPFHTMQKAMEVLPLCAAMADIGNPSSVSDAGVGALAATAAVRGAFLNVKINAADIEDKKWVEDIMKSAAELEKQAMREQDEIMKKVISVIDGK
- a CDS encoding imidazolonepropionase, which produces MKKIIYNISNIAVIEKEASVKPVSGSAMQNMNCLQNAYIIIENDKIHSFGSMNDINHVMGNNTFSEKIDANGGFALPGFCDSHTHIVFAGSREAEFVDKIKGLSYEDIAKRGGGILNSAERLQKTSEDELFESAKKRVIEVITHGTTALEIKSGYGLTPESELKMLRVIKRIKEHFPIPIKSTFLGAHAFPLKYKNDRQLYIDEINNVMLPEIAKNNLADYVDVFCDESFFTLEETASLLEAASEFGLKPKMHANEMANSGGVQLGIKYNAVSVDHLERIEKPEIDALLKSNTMPTALPGASFFLKIPFAPMRQMVDAGLPLVLASDFNPGSSPSGNMQFVMSLACIYGRLLPEEALHALTLNGAFAMELQSQVGSICVGKKANIIITQPIPSLAFMPYYYGFNKISKVIIAGSVFNASEY
- a CDS encoding T9SS type A sorting domain-containing protein; this encodes MKKVFVLSLFVVFAVYAKIGFSQSISKKMATQAASKMLSTKAPSKTFSLENFSAIPVKGTSIDNPEVYILNYNQGGFVIISGDKSATPVIGYSTEGKIPTEKWNPNFAEWIQNSINQIKFYRSSKSISTQEIENQWSFLLGESNINPYPSQKGVAPLLRSAWGQGGHYNAMCPTIDGVRTYVGCVATSMAQIMYYYRYPKAGYGAHSYVSNCCGTLTVNYNAAKYNYEEMISNVYCPMPEVAKLSYHCGVAVNMNYGTESSGSFSSLVPEALKTHFRFASANFMKKADYSNSGWETLLKNNLNAKRPVYYSGSGEENGGHAFLLDGFDDSNYFHFDWGWNGQGNGYFALTALNPEGYSFTDGQQCVESIYPPTSMYPYGCPTDTMKLTRWVGSVEDGSGYMNNYAPNRNGIWLIQPKYPGEKFNISFKEFDLGLNDTLYFYVVTDSSLILKNSFGGDSLPENFEIEGKKLLVKFISDGIYEGNGFLFEYNMGPYPASCSGITTLTNERDTIDDGSGDAPYGNSSVCKWNIQPPGATGIGIEFLKFDLADADDYVKITDAVNSTVLGEFRNGDNPTTIYANTSKITVTFKTDSYDVADGFEFVYWVSNSIEEIEKNSKFDVYPNPAKNFINIIPNKDINNGTIVIYDFSGKCVYKTSFTNEKIIIPIDNLTSGIYQIGLISEKENSWQKIVIE